A single region of the Amphiprion ocellaris isolate individual 3 ecotype Okinawa chromosome 4, ASM2253959v1, whole genome shotgun sequence genome encodes:
- the LOC111575685 gene encoding uncharacterized protein LOC111575685 — MKQDEVASVVRNDLSIIQFAQSLYNRHGQDPTKYEYMRQKLREVGRLMLCLRTEFSIHNLEEAVKPANFQRVVQAVKKVSGFDEENLCFQTPSLALKLGHTLRKICDIIHCRALMAEDEELIKSTETFKKLHTSKWSELVSHRALSTLSDAKYNKPSTLPFTQDVQILHKYLEKTAERAVCDLNEETTTQNYAQLAKVTLAQIIVFNRRRAGEVSKMRLKSFQEGDTTKLHEDVAMGLSKIEQKLCNYFRRIEIMGKRGRKVAVLLTPSVVDALSLLTSKRTECGVSATNVFLFARPKSMTYYRGQDCLRIHANQCGAKHPEHLRSTQLRKHVATLSQVLNLKNNELDQVADFLGHDIRVHRDFYRLPVPTTQLAKVSKLLLSMEKGRLSGLQGKSLDEIELEDEIALSDAGAQDSESESDDNGTAFTSECGNSEPVDAASVSALAEEAHGTEGFGLASSVSSTVDETTLSPEGKDAGQERDSRRVSKRMWSKAEVAAVMRHFRDHISKGKLATKNECSHCKLVEDPVLAQRTVQNIRDFVRNRGTAAKRQAQKQKL, encoded by the exons ATGAAACAGGATGAGGTAGCCTCAGTTGTGCGAAATGACCTCTCTATTATTCAGTTTGCCCAGTCACTCTACAACAGACATGGACAAGACCCCACAAAGTATGAATACATGCGACAGAAGCTCCGTGAAGTGGGGCGTCTGATGTTATGTCTGCGGACAGAATTTTCTATACATAACCTGGAGGAGGCTGTCAAACCTGCTAACTTCCAGAGAGTTGTGCAAGCAGTGAAGAAAGTTTCAGGTTTTGATGAAGAAAATCTCTGTTTCCAAACACCAAGCCTTGCGCTGAAATTGGGACACACACTACGCAAAATTTGTGACATCATCCACTGCCGGGCCCTCATGGCTGAAGATGAAGAATTGATCAAGTCCACTGAAACATTCAAGAAACTGCACACCTCCAAATGGTCAGAGTTAGTGTCTCACAGGGCCCTGAGTACACTGAGCGATGCAAAGTATAACAAACCATCTACATTACCCTTCACTCAAGATGTTCAGATTCTTCAcaagtacctggagaaaactgcagaaagagcTGTCTGCGACTTGAATGAGGAGACCACCACCCAGAATTATGCTCAGCTTGCAAAAGTTACTCTGGCACAAATTATTGTGTTCAATCGTAGACGAGCTGGAGAGGTTTCAAAAATGCGCCTCAAAAGTTTTCAGGAGGGAGACACCACAAAGCTTCATGAAGATGTTGCCATGGGGTTGTCAAAGATTGAACAAAAGCTCTGCAACTATTTCAGAAGAATTGAAATCATGGGGAAAAGAGGCAGAAAGGTTGCAGTTCTGCTCACACCAAGTGTGGTGGATGCTCTTTCGCTACTGACCAGTAAAAGAACCGAATGTGGCGTTAGTGCCACAAATGTCTTCCTGTTTGCAAGACCCAAGTCAATGACCTACTACAGAGGACAGGACTGTTTGCGTATTCATGCAAACCAGTGTGGAGCAAAGCACCCTGAGCACCTCAGGTCCACACAACTCAGGAAACATGTTGCCACACTTTCACAAGTCCTCAATCTAAAAAACAACGAACTTGATCAAGTTGCAGACTTTCTGGGTCATGACATCCGTGTTCACAGAGATTTCTACAGATTACCAGTTCCCACCACACAGCTGGCCAAGGTTTCCAAACTGCTTCTGTCAATGGAAAAAGGACGTCTTTCTGGTCTGCAAGGGAAATCCCTGGATGAGATTGAACTTGAAG ATGAAATTGCGTTAAGTGATGCTGGGGCCCAGGATAGTGAGAGCGAGTCAGATGACAACGGCACAGCATTCACATCAGAGTGTGGAAATAGTGAGCCTGTGGACGCTGCATCAGTCTCTGCATTAGCAGAGGAGGCTCATGGCACTGAAGGTTTTG GACTGGCATCATCGGTGTCATCCACGGTGGATGAGACCACCCTATCCCCTGAAG GAAAAGATGCTGGTCAAGAACGGGATTCCAGAAGAGTATCAAAGAGAATGTGGTCTAAGGCTGAGGTTGCTGCAGTAATGCGACATTTCAGAGATCACATATCTAAAGGAAAATTGGCCACCAAAAATGAATGCAGTCACTGCAAGCTGGTAGAAGACCCTGTGTTAGCCCAGAGAACAGTGCAAAATATCAGGGACTTTGTGAGAAACCGAGgaacagctgcaaagagacagGCACAGAAGCAAAAGCTTTAG